Proteins encoded by one window of Halobacteriovorax sp. GB3:
- a CDS encoding NAD(P)-binding domain-containing protein, whose translation MNTDQVAIIGLGSQAKAWALNLKDSGRDVFIILRDKSPSHELARSMGLKTLSFEDELNSFDLIVMLTPDHIQYDLLKSYSHKFKNQATFVYAHGWSPIRGVLKDFPNFSHTLLAPKAIASEVRFQYETKGKLGAAFCTKHAHNPNEAKEIIIKLAKDLGITAGPYESTFEEETKADLFSEQTLLCSLLPYGALLSYNALRKSGVSKEVAFMECWLEVKLIADALVKMGPIEFFQLISPNALAGANKARQVLFDKEYRHKLDSLLHDIESGDFYRECENTNHQKLREEVLEQWRSQELCSVFEELKDELIP comes from the coding sequence TGGTCTTGGCTCACAAGCAAAAGCTTGGGCCCTAAACTTAAAAGATTCTGGACGCGATGTCTTCATTATCCTCAGGGACAAAAGCCCATCTCACGAGCTTGCGAGGAGCATGGGTTTAAAGACTTTATCATTTGAAGATGAGCTCAATTCATTTGATCTGATTGTCATGCTCACACCAGACCATATTCAATACGATCTTCTTAAGAGCTATAGCCATAAATTTAAAAATCAGGCTACTTTCGTTTATGCCCACGGCTGGTCACCTATTCGTGGAGTTTTGAAAGATTTTCCAAATTTTTCTCATACACTACTCGCCCCCAAGGCCATTGCTAGTGAAGTTCGATTTCAATATGAAACGAAGGGGAAATTAGGAGCAGCTTTTTGTACAAAGCATGCTCATAATCCAAATGAAGCAAAAGAAATTATTATTAAACTTGCTAAAGATCTAGGAATCACGGCTGGTCCTTACGAAAGTACTTTTGAAGAAGAAACAAAGGCAGATCTTTTCTCTGAACAAACTCTACTCTGTAGTCTTCTCCCTTATGGCGCACTGCTCTCTTACAATGCATTAAGAAAGAGTGGAGTAAGTAAGGAAGTTGCCTTTATGGAATGCTGGCTTGAGGTGAAACTCATTGCTGACGCCTTGGTCAAGATGGGACCTATCGAGTTTTTTCAACTAATTAGCCCTAATGCCTTGGCCGGGGCCAACAAAGCACGCCAAGTTCTCTTTGACAAAGAGTACCGTCACAAATTAGATTCACTTCTCCACGATATTGAATCGGGTGACTTTTATAGAGAATGTGAAAACACGAATCATCAAAAGCTTAGAGAGGAAGTTTTAGAGCAATGGCGCTCCCAAGAACTGTGCTCTGTTTTTGAAGAACTAAAAGACGAATTAATACCATGA